The DNA sequence AAAATTGCTTCGTTTATCTATGGAAACTACCCTGGGTTCCAAGATGCTGAAATTTTCGAAGAAGATCAATCCTATCGTTATAAACGTATTTTATTTAACTTttagactacgagttcgagttttctatgagtcaatagatagtcaacgaggCGCGTAGCTAGAAAGCGTAGCGCGTAGCGAGAACgtgtagtctaattgttttagtataaatccactcacatactaccttcGAATAACTgacgattttaataataattcatgttgtttttgtgaaaAACGCCGGTTTTTTTCGCTACTCGCAAAACGATTTTCTATAGagtaatttttcggaagcgataaaaaccGCTAACGGGAGATGAGATTCAAggcgggagagcgggagaatgGGTCAAAATCTTGAGAATTCGCCTTATGGCGTGGGTAACCTGTGTAATAATAACCATAGTGCACTGGGCGATACCAATCCGAGGCCAGGCCACGTAGCCTATAAATTTCTACTTGCACGCTTGTAAAACTGGAAGCTTTGTGAGAAAGATTTTATACAAATATTCAGCTCATCCCAATGATCTTTTAACGACAAAAAGGGAAATATCGTAAGTCTTGACTATCCCTGCCTTGTCATGGCAGATAATGTAGACGAGGCTTTCGAGTCGGGCAACGAGGACATGGATAGACCGCCGACACCAGACTTCCACCTCGAAGGAGAAAAGGAGGATGAAGCGTCCGAAACATCGCCACGCGGCTCGGAAAACAGCGTGGAATCAAGGAGTGTAAGCCCAAAGAACGAAGAAGAAGATGGTGCTAGAGCCGAGCATCGGTCTACAGGCGAGAAAACACTGCCTACTGCCGAGAACAAGCAAGATATGGAAGATGCAAGTGATGACAACAAAAGCGAAAATGTCGCTTCCCCAGAGTGTTCCAACGAAGAAGAGAAAGAACCGGaagagataaaaaataaatcagaAATGGGGGACTCAGATAAAGAGGAGTCTGTGAACGAAGAAAAAAGCGAAAAGGACGTTGAATCTTCTATGACACCGGAATCACCGCAAACACGGACACCGGATAATATGACCCCAGAAACTCCTGAGTCAGACAGTAAAAAgaatgatgaggatgatgtgTTTGGGGATGAATCTAATGAGGGGATAAAGTCTGGTGATGAAGAGACTGAAGAAGTTACTAGAGATAAGACAGATAACGATGATAAAATGGAAGAAGATGAGGAAGAACTCGAGATACCTTTATCTCCTATTGGTGATCTGGGGTTATCGGGTAGTGAGACTGCTATTGTCAATGACATACTCAAAAGTGATGTCACTGATATGCTGCCACCTCATCCTGTGGAAGAACGTGATGAAAAAGTAAATGAGGAAGGaggtgataatgatgttgttgaGGGGGATGAGGGTAAAGAAGCACCTAGTGACAAGGAGGAGGAAAAAGTTGCGAAAAGGAAAAGACCAGGTAAAAGCACACTAAGAAGGGGTTGGGTTATTCCTGGTTATTCCAGCTTGTTCCATAGCACTGGCATCACCAGTGATCCTGAGAGAAACCTCTTagaatattttaataattataccaaaaatattgttgttttattgggtattttttattgataCTGTACTAGTTACTATTTTCTGTACATATATTCAAACATGTTCAGTGATCAGTGATGATGAAgacgaggatgatgatgaagacgcCGGGCCGTCCCAGCCCTTGCAAGATAAAGATCAAGATGAGGGGTCTGAGCAGGAAGAGGTGGGGGATCAGCTTATCGCTGATATCTTTGGTGCAAGCGATGAGGAAGAGGAATTTGAGGTACTGTATGCAAGaatatttttcatattattCAATTGTACACTGGGAAATTAGTAAACTCATGGCTGAAACCCTGATTGTAGGCATTTTTGAAAACACAGTCAttgttgtttcttttgtaGACACAAAAggctaatgttcaaaacatcAGCCACGTATTTCTGTCTCCAGAAAAGCAAACAACACCCATGTCTCTAGTCTTTCAATTTATATAACTACTGTAATGTAAAGGATTCAATCTAAGCCATTGCCTACTACATTTTACCTATGATAAACCCAAAAAATAGTGTGGTTTTCACTCTAAGACTACGGAATGGTCTACTGTACATGTACTGTACTTTAGTTGGCTACTTGCTTCCTCCCTCTTTTTATACTCTTGGACCTTATACTCAAGGTTTTAGCAAAAATCCATAGTGGCTAAAAATGTAATGTCAATTATTTTTGATTTCCATTTATCAGGGTTTTGACCAAGAGGACATTGAAGTtacaaagaagaagaaaggagGTACTGCATTTAATCATCCAGTTTAACT is a window from the Nematostella vectensis chromosome 9, jaNemVect1.1, whole genome shotgun sequence genome containing:
- the LOC5507786 gene encoding protein IWS1 homolog, which gives rise to MADNVDEAFESGNEDMDRPPTPDFHLEGEKEDEASETSPRGSENSVESRSVSPKNEEEDGARAEHRSTGEKTLPTAENKQDMEDASDDNKSENVASPECSNEEEKEPEEIKNKSEMGDSDKEESVNEEKSEKDVESSMTPESPQTRTPDNMTPETPESDSKKNDEDDVFGDESNEGIKSGDEETEEVTRDKTDNDDKMEEDEEELEIPLSPIGDLGLSGSETAIVNDILKSDVTDMLPPHPVEERDEKVNEEGGDNDVVEGDEGKEAPSDKEEEKVAKRKRPVISDDEDEDDDEDAGPSQPLQDKDQDEGSEQEEVGDQLIADIFGASDEEEEFEGFDQEDIEVTKKKKGVLSEQPKDKGEAEGTTGETDTTEAMKVPQPPKEESSDSEDGGQGPPVWDFDVIMAQKKKNRTKRRRRGDGDIISDNDDLVVEMIKQMKQAADDDKLLNEANQAATKKLKLLPVILKHMNKADLQYTFIDSGVLNVLKEWLSPLPDGSMPHLQIRTGILKILSTFPALDTGALKMSGLGRAVMYLYRHPKETRQNKQVAGKLINDWARPIFGVTSNFKSLSREEREERDYQNMSKRRRLSSADGEGGKTPRSIDSALQGEKKALRPGDKGFVMRARVPLPSNKDYVVRPKTNAEGSDFVRSTKKTVTKADKLTRKLKDKKRANKMQRAVNISIEGRKMNL